One part of the Ursus arctos isolate Adak ecotype North America unplaced genomic scaffold, UrsArc2.0 scaffold_14, whole genome shotgun sequence genome encodes these proteins:
- the TRPV2 gene encoding transient receptor potential cation channel subfamily V member 2 isoform X1: MASPSSPLAFRLQTSDGGQDGGEVDKGGRGDGPPPMESPFQGEDRNSSPQIKVNLNYRKRAGVSQPDPNRFDRDRLFTAVARGVPEDLAGLPEYLSRTSKYLTDSEYTEGSTGKTCLMKAVLNLRDGANACILPLLQIDRDSGNPQPLVNAQCTDEYYRGHSALHIAIEKRSLQCVKLLVENGANVHARACGHFFQKKSQGTCFYFGELPLSLAACTKQWDVVTYLLENPHQPASLQAADSLGNTVLHALVMIADNSAENSALVIRMYDGLLCAGARLCPTVQLEDIPNLQGLTPLKLAAKEGKIEIFRHILQREFSGPCQSLSRKFTEWCYGPVRVSLYDLASVDSWEENSVLEIIAFHCRSLHRHRMVVLEPLNQLLQAKWDLLIPKFFFNFLCYLTYMLLFTAVAYHQPALEKAFFPPKVTAGDSMLLLGHILILLGGVYLLVGQLWYFWRRRLFIWISFVDSYFELLFLAQALLTVLSQVLCFLAVEWYLPLLVSSLVLGWLNLLYYTRGLQHTGIYSVMIQKVILRDLLRFLLVYLVFLFGFAVALVSLSREARAPGVPTGPNVTEAAQPGAGQTDEEGSAPPYGGILDASLELFKFTIGMGELAFQDQLRFRGVVLLLLLAYVLLTYILLLNMLIALMSETVNSVATDSWSIWKLQKAISVLEMENGYWWCRRKKQPAGVKLTVGTRPDGSPDERWCFRVEEVNWAAWDQTLPTVCEEPSGPAVPGTLKNPAPASQLEEDTASEEDQLPLQLLKSQ; encoded by the exons ATGGCCTCGCCCTCCAGCCCTCTGGCGTTCAGGCTCCAGACATCGGATGGAGGCCAAGATGGCGGTGAGGTGGACAAAGGAGGCCGTGGAGATGGGCCACCCCCCATGGAGTCACCATTCCAGGGGGAGGACCGGAACTCCTCCCCTCAGATCAAGGTGAACCTCAACTATCGCAAACGAGCAGGTGTCAG CCAACCGGACCCAAACCGCTTTGACCGTGATCGGCTCTTCACCGCGGTTGCCCGGGGTGTCCCCGAGGATCTGGCTGGGTTACCAGAGTACCTGTCCCGGACCAGCAAGTACCTCACCGACTCGGAGTACACAG AGGGCTCCACCGGGAAGACGTGCCTGATGAAGGCCGTGTTGAACCTTCGGGATGGGGCCAACGCCTGCATCCTGCCATTGCTTCAGATCGACCGGGACTCTGGCAATCCCCAGCCCTTAGTCAATGCCCAATGCACAGATGAGTACTACCGAGGCCACAGTGCCCTTCATATTGCCATCGAGAAGAGGAGCCTGCAGTGTGTGAAGCTCTTGGTGGAGAATGGGGCCAATGTGCATGCCCGGGCCTGCGGCCACTTCTTCCAAAAAAAGAGCCAAGGGACTTGCTTCTACTTTG GTGAGTTGCCCCTCTCTCTGGCCGCGTGCACCAAGCAGTGGGACGTAGTGACCTACCTCCTGGAGAACCCGCATCAGCCCGCCAGCCTGCAGGCGGCCGACTCCCTGGGCAACACGGTGCTGCACGCCTTGGTGATGATCGCAGACAACTCAGCCGAGAACAGTGCCCTGGTGATCCGCATGTATGATGGGCTTCTCTGCGCCGGGGCCCGCCTCTGTCCCACCGTGCAGCTCGAGGACATCCCCAATCTGCAGGGCCTCACACCCCTGAAGCTGGCCGCCAAGGAGGGCAAAATCGAG ATTTTCAGGCATATCCTGCAGCGGGAGTTCTCAGGGCCATGCCAGTCCCTTTCCCGAAAGTTTACCGAGTGGTGCTACGGGCCAGTCCGGGTGTCACTGTATGACCTGGCCTCCGTGGACAGCTGGGAGGAGAACTCAGTGCTGGAGATCATTGCCTTTCATTGCAGAAGCCTG CACCGACACCGAATGGTGGTTTTGGAGCCGCTGAACCAGCTGCTGCAGGCGAAATGGGATCTGCTAATCCCCAAATTCTTCTTCAACTTCCTGTGTTACTTGACCTACATGCTTCTCTTCACCGCTGTTGCCTACCACCAGCCGGCCCTGGAGAAG GCCTTCTTCCCACCGAAAGTGACTGCTGGAGACTCCATGCTCCTGCTGGGCCACATCCTGATCCTGCTTGGGGGGGTCTACCTCCTGGTGGGCCAG CTGTGGTACTTCTGGAGGCGCCGTCTGTTCATCTGGATCTCCTTCGTGGACAGCTACTTTGAACTGCTCTT CCTGGCGCAGGCCCTGCTCACGGTGCTGTCCCAGGTGCTGTGCTTCCTGGCCGTGGAGTGGTACCTGCCCCTGCTGGTGTCCTCGCTGGTGCTGGGCTGGCTGAACCTGCTTTACTACACCCGTGGCCTGCAGCACACCGGCATCTACAGTGTCATGATCCAGAAG GTCATCCTGCGGGACCTGCTCCGCTTCCTGCTCGTCTACTTAGTCTTCCTTTTCGGCTTCGCTGTAG CCCTGGTGAGCCTGAGCCGGGAAGCCCGGGCCCCCGGGGTCCCCACCGGCCCCAATGTCACGGAGGCAGCGCAGCCTGGGGCAGGACAGACGGATGAGGAGGGCAGCGCGCCCCCCTACGGCGGCATCCTAGACGCCTCCCTGGAGCTGTTCAAGTTCACCATCGGCATGGGCGAGCTGGCCTTCCAGGACCAGCTGCGCTTCCGCggggtggtgctgctgctgctgctggcctaCGTGCTGCTCACCTACATCCTGCTGCTGAACATGCTCATCGCCCTCATGAGCGAGACCGTCAACAGCGTCGCCACCGACAGCTGGAGCATCTGGAAGCTGCAG AAAGCCATCTCTGTCCTGGAGATGGAGAATGGCTATTGGTGGTgcaggaggaagaagcagccgGCCGGTGTGAAGCTGACTGTTGGCACCAGGCCGGATGGCAGCCCGGACGAGCGCTGGTGCTtcag GGTGGAGGAAGTGAACTGGGCCGCCTGGGATCAGACATTGCCCACCGTGTGTGAGGAGCCATCAGGGCCGGCCGTCCCTG GCACCTTGAAGAATCCTGCCCCAGCCTCCCAACTGGAGGAGGACACTGCCTCAGAGGAAGATCAACTGCCCCTCCAGCTCCTAAAGTCCCAATAA
- the TRPV2 gene encoding transient receptor potential cation channel subfamily V member 2 isoform X2: MEAKMAVRWTKEAVEMGHPPWSHHSRGRTGTPPLRSSQPDPNRFDRDRLFTAVARGVPEDLAGLPEYLSRTSKYLTDSEYTEGSTGKTCLMKAVLNLRDGANACILPLLQIDRDSGNPQPLVNAQCTDEYYRGHSALHIAIEKRSLQCVKLLVENGANVHARACGHFFQKKSQGTCFYFGELPLSLAACTKQWDVVTYLLENPHQPASLQAADSLGNTVLHALVMIADNSAENSALVIRMYDGLLCAGARLCPTVQLEDIPNLQGLTPLKLAAKEGKIEIFRHILQREFSGPCQSLSRKFTEWCYGPVRVSLYDLASVDSWEENSVLEIIAFHCRSLHRHRMVVLEPLNQLLQAKWDLLIPKFFFNFLCYLTYMLLFTAVAYHQPALEKAFFPPKVTAGDSMLLLGHILILLGGVYLLVGQLWYFWRRRLFIWISFVDSYFELLFLAQALLTVLSQVLCFLAVEWYLPLLVSSLVLGWLNLLYYTRGLQHTGIYSVMIQKVILRDLLRFLLVYLVFLFGFAVALVSLSREARAPGVPTGPNVTEAAQPGAGQTDEEGSAPPYGGILDASLELFKFTIGMGELAFQDQLRFRGVVLLLLLAYVLLTYILLLNMLIALMSETVNSVATDSWSIWKLQKAISVLEMENGYWWCRRKKQPAGVKLTVGTRPDGSPDERWCFRVEEVNWAAWDQTLPTVCEEPSGPAVPGTLKNPAPASQLEEDTASEEDQLPLQLLKSQ; the protein is encoded by the exons ATGGAGGCCAAGATGGCGGTGAGGTGGACAAAGGAGGCCGTGGAGATGGGCCACCCCCCATGGAGTCACCATTCCAGGGGGAGGACCGGAACTCCTCCCCTCAGATCAAG CCAACCGGACCCAAACCGCTTTGACCGTGATCGGCTCTTCACCGCGGTTGCCCGGGGTGTCCCCGAGGATCTGGCTGGGTTACCAGAGTACCTGTCCCGGACCAGCAAGTACCTCACCGACTCGGAGTACACAG AGGGCTCCACCGGGAAGACGTGCCTGATGAAGGCCGTGTTGAACCTTCGGGATGGGGCCAACGCCTGCATCCTGCCATTGCTTCAGATCGACCGGGACTCTGGCAATCCCCAGCCCTTAGTCAATGCCCAATGCACAGATGAGTACTACCGAGGCCACAGTGCCCTTCATATTGCCATCGAGAAGAGGAGCCTGCAGTGTGTGAAGCTCTTGGTGGAGAATGGGGCCAATGTGCATGCCCGGGCCTGCGGCCACTTCTTCCAAAAAAAGAGCCAAGGGACTTGCTTCTACTTTG GTGAGTTGCCCCTCTCTCTGGCCGCGTGCACCAAGCAGTGGGACGTAGTGACCTACCTCCTGGAGAACCCGCATCAGCCCGCCAGCCTGCAGGCGGCCGACTCCCTGGGCAACACGGTGCTGCACGCCTTGGTGATGATCGCAGACAACTCAGCCGAGAACAGTGCCCTGGTGATCCGCATGTATGATGGGCTTCTCTGCGCCGGGGCCCGCCTCTGTCCCACCGTGCAGCTCGAGGACATCCCCAATCTGCAGGGCCTCACACCCCTGAAGCTGGCCGCCAAGGAGGGCAAAATCGAG ATTTTCAGGCATATCCTGCAGCGGGAGTTCTCAGGGCCATGCCAGTCCCTTTCCCGAAAGTTTACCGAGTGGTGCTACGGGCCAGTCCGGGTGTCACTGTATGACCTGGCCTCCGTGGACAGCTGGGAGGAGAACTCAGTGCTGGAGATCATTGCCTTTCATTGCAGAAGCCTG CACCGACACCGAATGGTGGTTTTGGAGCCGCTGAACCAGCTGCTGCAGGCGAAATGGGATCTGCTAATCCCCAAATTCTTCTTCAACTTCCTGTGTTACTTGACCTACATGCTTCTCTTCACCGCTGTTGCCTACCACCAGCCGGCCCTGGAGAAG GCCTTCTTCCCACCGAAAGTGACTGCTGGAGACTCCATGCTCCTGCTGGGCCACATCCTGATCCTGCTTGGGGGGGTCTACCTCCTGGTGGGCCAG CTGTGGTACTTCTGGAGGCGCCGTCTGTTCATCTGGATCTCCTTCGTGGACAGCTACTTTGAACTGCTCTT CCTGGCGCAGGCCCTGCTCACGGTGCTGTCCCAGGTGCTGTGCTTCCTGGCCGTGGAGTGGTACCTGCCCCTGCTGGTGTCCTCGCTGGTGCTGGGCTGGCTGAACCTGCTTTACTACACCCGTGGCCTGCAGCACACCGGCATCTACAGTGTCATGATCCAGAAG GTCATCCTGCGGGACCTGCTCCGCTTCCTGCTCGTCTACTTAGTCTTCCTTTTCGGCTTCGCTGTAG CCCTGGTGAGCCTGAGCCGGGAAGCCCGGGCCCCCGGGGTCCCCACCGGCCCCAATGTCACGGAGGCAGCGCAGCCTGGGGCAGGACAGACGGATGAGGAGGGCAGCGCGCCCCCCTACGGCGGCATCCTAGACGCCTCCCTGGAGCTGTTCAAGTTCACCATCGGCATGGGCGAGCTGGCCTTCCAGGACCAGCTGCGCTTCCGCggggtggtgctgctgctgctgctggcctaCGTGCTGCTCACCTACATCCTGCTGCTGAACATGCTCATCGCCCTCATGAGCGAGACCGTCAACAGCGTCGCCACCGACAGCTGGAGCATCTGGAAGCTGCAG AAAGCCATCTCTGTCCTGGAGATGGAGAATGGCTATTGGTGGTgcaggaggaagaagcagccgGCCGGTGTGAAGCTGACTGTTGGCACCAGGCCGGATGGCAGCCCGGACGAGCGCTGGTGCTtcag GGTGGAGGAAGTGAACTGGGCCGCCTGGGATCAGACATTGCCCACCGTGTGTGAGGAGCCATCAGGGCCGGCCGTCCCTG GCACCTTGAAGAATCCTGCCCCAGCCTCCCAACTGGAGGAGGACACTGCCTCAGAGGAAGATCAACTGCCCCTCCAGCTCCTAAAGTCCCAATAA